CGCCTACCCGGGGGATCCGGCCCGCACAGCCTCCCCCCGGGGGCGTCGCCACGTCCGTACTCTCCGTCCGAGACCGCACCGGACCATGGCTGACCTCGGTCGCGACGCTCAGCGGAGCGGGCGGAGCGAACTGGACGGGCGGGGCGGGAAGAGATGCCGTAGCAGCAGCCGGGCCGCCGCGACGGTGAGACCGGCGACCAGGATGGTCTGCAGCGGGACGTAGGGCAGGAAGGCGAGGTTGAGTCCGAGACCCACCAGCCCGAAGCCCAGGCCGACCGCCGAGGTCCACCGCCGTCGGGCGAGGACCAGGACACCGGCCGCGGCGACGGCGGTGGAGACGATGACGAGTAGCCAGGTCCAGCCGGTGATGTCGAGCAGGAACAGGTTGTCGCCCGTCGCGATCACGAACCGGTCGGGTGACGTGGTGGCATAGGCCACGACGGCGTCAACGACTCCCGCCCCGATCAACAGCGTGCCGGCGAGCAGCACACCGCGGCGGATGGCGTCGTCGTCGGCCAGGCGCTTCGGCCCCGGATACGGACCCACGATCCCAGGCTACGGGGCCGGAGGCGGCTCAGCGGGCGTAGCGGAGCATCAGCCCGCCGTCGGTGGCGGCGAGCACGTGGCGCAGGGACAGCCGCCGCACCGGACTCGCCGCGCCGGCGGTGATCCGGCCCGGACCCGGGCCGGCGAGCAGCGGGGCGACCGTCAGGCAGACCTCGTCCACCAGGTCGGCCGCGGTGAGCGCGCCGAACAGCCGTGGGCCGCCCTCACAGAGCAGCTGGTCGAGGCCGCGGCGGCGCAGCTCGCCGAGGCCCACTGCGAGGTCCACGCGGTCGTCGCCGCACGTGACGACGTCGGCCACCTCGGGCAGGCCGGGTGGAACGGTGGCGTCGGCGTGGGTGAGCACCACCGGCCGGACCGGTGCGTCGGCGAAGGCGGCCTGCGTCGGATTCAGGTCGAGCGATCCGGAGACGACGACGAGGGTCGGGTACTCGGCCAGGCCGTGCTCGCGGCGCCAGGCGCGCCGTGGTCTGTCGAGGCGGACCGCCCGGTACCCCTCGTGGCGCAGCGTGCCGGCGCCCACCACAAGGCCGTCACAGAGCATCCGCAGCAGGCCGAAGATCCGTTTGTCCGGCTCGCCGGAGAGCCCGGCCGAGTAGCCGTCCACGGCGACCGCGCCGTCGACGCTCGACACGAAGTTCATTCGCAGTCGCGGACGGTCCGCCCGGCCGTAGAGCACCGCCAGCGCGGCGTCGTCGAGTGGCAGCGCGGATGGCTCGGGCCAGAGCGCGGAAATCGGCATTCCGACGTTCACTCGCTGGCCGGACCCGTGACCGGAGGGGTGGGCCGGGGGTACGGTGCTGGCAGTCGCACCAGTTCCGGCCCGGACAGTCGTCGTGCCGCCGCCCCCGGCACGCTCGGCAGATCATGCTCGCAGCCTATGCCGAGGGAGGATGGGACAGCATGCCGCGTCAGATCTTCCAGCTGAGGATCTCCCTGACCGGGATCCGGCCACCGGTCTGGCGCCGGGTCCTCGTCCCTGGCGGGTACACGCTCGACCGGGTGCACCGGGTGGTACAGCACGCGACGGGGTGGCGGGACTGCCACCTACACTCGTTCGAGATCGACGGTCGGCAGTACGGGGAACCCGACCCGGACGGACAGCTGTCCCTGCTCGACGAGTTGGACGTCCGGCTGGACGCCGTGGTCGGCAAGGGCAGCCGGTTCCACTACACGTACGACTTCGGGGACTGGTGGGAACACGACCTGCTGGTCGAGGACGTCTTCACCGCCGACCCGGAGGAGCGCTACCCCGCGTGCCTCGACGGCGAGCGGGCTGGCCCGCCGGAGGACATCGGCGGTCCGGTCGGCTACCAGGCGCTGCTGGCCGCGCTCGCGGAACCGGGCCACCCCGAGCATCACGTGCTGCGTGGCTGGGTGGGCGACGGGTTCGACCCGGAGATGTTCGACGCCGGCCGGGTCGGCACCCTCCTGCGACGGTTCTGCTGAGCCGCGTCGGCCGTGCGCCGCCTGGTGTCCGGCGGCCTACCAGATCGAGGGCGTGGCGGTACGCCGAGGTGATCCGACGTAACGGGCTGGCCGCACAATAGGCTCGGGCCAGCCATTCGGGCGGTCCCGGTGGCACCCGGTGGCACCGGGACCCGTCCGACGTCGGAGGAGCAGACGATGACAACGCAGCGTAGCCGGTCGCTCGGTCGCCCGACCCTCGACGCGGTGGCCGCGCGCGCCGGAGTCGGCCGCGGCACGGTTTCCCGCGTCGTCAACGGCTCACCCCAGGTGAGCCCGGAGGCTCGGGCCGCGGTGCAGCAGGCGATCGCCGAGCTGGGATATGTGCCGAACCGGGCCGCCCGCGCCCTGGTCACCCAGCGCACCGACTCGGTGGCCCTGGTCGTCTCGGAATCCGGCGACCGGGTATTCACCGAGCCGTTCTTCGCCGGCATCGTCCGGGGCGTCAGCTCCGGGCTGCTGGAGACCAGCCTGCAACTCTGGCTCGCCATGGTCCAGTCCCCGATCGAGCGGGAGCGGGTCGAGCACCACCTGACCAGCCAGCACGTCGACGGTGTCCTGCTGCTGTCGTTGCATGACGCCGACCCGCTGCCGACGCTGTTGGAGGAACGCGGCCTGCCGACCGTGCTCGGCGGTCGCGCGGCACGGATGTTGCGCCCCGGCGTCCAGCCCGCCTGGTTCGTCGACGTGGACAACATCGGCGGTGCCCGGCGAGCGGCCGAGCATCTCGCCGCGCGCGGGCGGCAGCGGATCGCCACCATTGCCGGCCCCCAGGACATGGGCGCTGGCGTAGGCCGGCTGACCGGCTACCGGGAGGCGGTCACCGCCGCGCTGGGTGGGGTCAACCCGGACCTGATCGCGTACGGGGACTTCGGTGAGGGCAGCGGGGCGGTCGCCATGCGCCGGTTGCTGGAGGTCTGCCCCGACCTGGACGCGGTCTTCGTCGCCTCCGACCTGATGGCCCTCGGCGCGTTACGGGTGTTGCGGGAGGCCGGTCGGCGGGTGCCCGAGGACGTCGCCGTGGTCGGCTTCGACGACGCCCCGGTCGCCCGGCAGACCGACCCGCCGCTGACCACGGTCTTCCAGCCGGTGGAGGAGATGGGCCGGCAGATGGCGCGGCTGCTGGTGTCCCGCATCCGTGGCGAGGATCTCGCCGCCCCGAACGTCCTGCTCGACACCCGACTGATCGAACGCGCCAGCACCTGACCCCACCCCACCGTCCCAGGTCCCCGAGCCACCGGGCTCCTGGGCGGTCTCGCGTTTTGGCCGGCCATGCTGGCCCCAAGCCGGCAGACGGAGACCGAAAGCGCAAGATCGCGGGCAGGCTCAGCGGATGGGTGGCTGGTTCGAGTCAGGTACGGGGGTGTGGCGGTGGAGTTCGCGCTTGGCGAGGGAGGACTTGTGGACCTCGTCGGGGCCGTCGGCGAGGCGGAGGGTGCGGGTCTGCGCCCAGAGCGCGGCCAGGGGGGTGTCCTGACTGACGCCGGCCCCGCCGTACGCCTGAATCGCCTTGTCGATCACCCACTCCGCCATCGCCGGGGTGGTGATCTTGATGGCCTGGATCTCGGTGTGCGCGCCCCTGTTGCCCACCGTGTCCATCAGCCAGGCGGTCTTGAGCACCAGTAGCCGGGCCTGCTCGATGCGGACCCGGGACTCGGCGATCCACTCCCGCACCACGCCCTGCTCGGCGAGTGGCCGGCCGAACGCGACCCGGTCCAGGACGCGACGGCAGAGCAGCTCCAACGCCCGCTCGGCCATCCCGACCAGCCGCATGCAGTGGTGGATCCGTCCCGGGCCGAGTCGGGCCTGGGCGATGGCGAACCCGGAGCCCTCGCTGCCGACCAGGTTCTCCGCCGGCACCCGGACGTCGTTGAAGTCGATCTCGGCGTGCCCGCCGTGCGGGCCGTCGCGGTATCCGAAGACGTGCATCCCCCGGCGCACCGTCACGCCCGGCGAGTCCCGGGGAACCAGGATCATGCTCTGCTGCCGGTGCCGGTCGGCCGACGGGTCGGTCTTGCCCATCACGACGAAGAACTCGCAGCACGGGTCCATCGCTCCGGTCGACCACCACTTGCGGCCGTTGACGACATAGTGGTCGCCGTCGCGGGTGATCCGGGTGGCGATGTTGGTCGCATCGGAGGAGGCCACGTCCGGCTCGGTCATGCAGAACGCCGAGCGGATCTCTCCCTCCAGCAGCGGGCGCAGCCACCGTTCGCGCTGCGCCTCGCTGCCGAACTCGGCGAGCAGCTCCATGTTGCCGGTGTCCGGTGCCGCGCAGTTCAGCGCCTCGGGGGCCAGGTGCGGGCTGCGGCCGGTCAGCTCGGCGAGCGGCGCGTACTGGAGGTTGGTCAGGCCGGCGCCGTAGCGGGCGTCGGTCAGGAACAGGTTCCACAGGCCGCGCTTGCGGGCCTCCGCCTTCAGCTCGGCCATGACCGGCGGACGCGCCCACGGGTCGCCGGCGCCGGCGACCTGCTCGGCGTGCACCGCCTCGGCCGGGAAGACGTGCTGCTCCAGGAAGACGGTCAGCTCGGCCCGCAGCTGCTCGGTGCGTGCGTCGTAAGCGAAGTCCATCACTGCTCCTCCAGTGCGGTGAGACCGTGCGCCACCAGCGGCGCCACGATGTCGCCGATCCCGTCGAAACCCTCGCCGAGGGTCTGCCCCCGGGAGTGCCGGTAGTGGATGCCCTCGCAGATCACCGCGAGCTTGAAGCAGCCCAGCGCCACGTGCCAGTGCAGTGGGCCGACGTCCACGTCGCTGCGGTCGGCGTACCGCTCGATCAGCTCACCGCCGGTGGGGAAGCCGGCCCGCGGGCCCAGCCCGTCGGAGACCGGGTTGCCCGCAGCGGCGTCGCCGTCGCCGAGGACGTCCCAGTAGGTCAGCAGCAGGCCCAGGTCGGCGAGGGGGTCGCCGAGGGTGGCCATCTCCCAGTCGAGCACCGCCCGGACCGCGACCGGGTCGGCGGTGGCGAGCAGGTTGTCCAGTCGGTAGTCGCCGTGCACGATCCGGCCGGTGTCGGCGCCGTCCGGGGTCGTCGCCACGAGCCGGTCGTGTAGCTCGTCGATGCCGGGCAGCGGCCGGCTGCGTGACCGGTCGAGCTGCCCCGACCAGCGACGCACCTGCCGCGCCAGATACCCCTCCGGGCGGCCGAAGTCGGCCAGCCCCACCGCCATCGGGTCGACGGTGTGCAGGGCGGCGAGGGTGTCCATCATCGCCATCGCCAGTTCGCGCCGCTGGTCGGCGGTGAGCGGGTCGGTCTGGGCGCGGCTGCGGAACACCTCGCCGGGGACGTGTTCCATCAGGTAGAACGGCGCCCCGAGCACGTCCGGGTCCGGGCAGAGCAGCAGCGCCGCCGGGACCGGCACGTCGGTGCGGGCGAGTGCCGAGATGACCCGGAACTCGCGGGCCATGTCGTGCGCCGTGGCCAGCACGTGCCCGAGCGGTGGACGGCGCAGCACCACCTCGTGCTCGCCGGCGTGCAGCAGGTACGTCAGGTTGGACTTGCCACCGGCGATCAGGGTGGCCCGCAGCTCGCCGGCGGCCAGTTCGGGCTGGTGCGTCGCCAGGTACGCGGCAAGTCGGCCCAGGTCCAGCCCCCGCGGAGTGCCCTGTGGGGTGGAGGGGACGGCCGGCTCGGTCATCCGATTAGTTGATGGCAGCTCAGCCTTGTTGTCAAGGTCAGATTTTCCCCCGGAACATCCCGCTGCAACAGGGGCGAAACGGTCGCGGGGCAGGCTGGTGTCCAGCCCGCCGGCGGACCACGCCGGCCCGCCGAAGCGGAGGATCACATGTTGTTGCGCGTTCGGGTCACCCTGCCGGACCGTCCGGGCACCCTCGGTCAGGTGGCGCGGACGTTGGGCGTGTCCGGCGCGGACATCGTGCAGGTGGTCGTGCTCGAGCGGCTCGGCGGGCGGGCGGTGGACGACTTCACCGTGGTCTGGCCCGGTGCGGCTCGGGTGGAGCGGTTGATGGCCGGCCTGGCGGCAATCCCCGGGGTCCGGGTGGACGGAGTGTGGCGGGCGATCGGCGCGCCCACCGCCACGGGGCAGGACGCGGAACTGCTCGCCCAGGTGGCGGCGAACCCGTCCGACGGGCTGGCGACCGTGGTCGACGCGGCGCCGGGGCTGCTCGCCGCCGACTGGGCTGTCGCCGCGGTGGTGCCGGTCGACTGGGCTTCCCGGGCCGGTGCCGGCAGCGAGGCAACCATCGGACACGCGAGCTGGCAGGCCCCGGTACCCCC
The sequence above is a segment of the Micromonospora sp. WMMA1363 genome. Coding sequences within it:
- a CDS encoding plasmid pRiA4b ORF-3 family protein → MPRQIFQLRISLTGIRPPVWRRVLVPGGYTLDRVHRVVQHATGWRDCHLHSFEIDGRQYGEPDPDGQLSLLDELDVRLDAVVGKGSRFHYTYDFGDWWEHDLLVEDVFTADPEERYPACLDGERAGPPEDIGGPVGYQALLAALAEPGHPEHHVLRGWVGDGFDPEMFDAGRVGTLLRRFC
- a CDS encoding amino acid-binding protein, with protein sequence MLLRVRVTLPDRPGTLGQVARTLGVSGADIVQVVVLERLGGRAVDDFTVVWPGAARVERLMAGLAAIPGVRVDGVWRAIGAPTATGQDAELLAQVAANPSDGLATVVDAAPGLLAADWAVAAVVPVDWASRAGAGSEATIGHASWQAPVPPRLPDVTPLRARAISVPDGAHFAVAPFGRAGLVLVVAREGGESRAAAAFHAIEVDRLAQLVRASAVILGDRLDLVGTPPAVG
- a CDS encoding pyrimidine reductase family protein, whose protein sequence is MNVGMPISALWPEPSALPLDDAALAVLYGRADRPRLRMNFVSSVDGAVAVDGYSAGLSGEPDKRIFGLLRMLCDGLVVGAGTLRHEGYRAVRLDRPRRAWRREHGLAEYPTLVVVSGSLDLNPTQAAFADAPVRPVVLTHADATVPPGLPEVADVVTCGDDRVDLAVGLGELRRRGLDQLLCEGGPRLFGALTAADLVDEVCLTVAPLLAGPGPGRITAGAASPVRRLSLRHVLAATDGGLMLRYAR
- a CDS encoding LacI family DNA-binding transcriptional regulator → MTTQRSRSLGRPTLDAVAARAGVGRGTVSRVVNGSPQVSPEARAAVQQAIAELGYVPNRAARALVTQRTDSVALVVSESGDRVFTEPFFAGIVRGVSSGLLETSLQLWLAMVQSPIERERVEHHLTSQHVDGVLLLSLHDADPLPTLLEERGLPTVLGGRAARMLRPGVQPAWFVDVDNIGGARRAAEHLAARGRQRIATIAGPQDMGAGVGRLTGYREAVTAALGGVNPDLIAYGDFGEGSGAVAMRRLLEVCPDLDAVFVASDLMALGALRVLREAGRRVPEDVAVVGFDDAPVARQTDPPLTTVFQPVEEMGRQMARLLVSRIRGEDLAAPNVLLDTRLIERAST
- a CDS encoding phosphotransferase family protein, which translates into the protein MTEPAVPSTPQGTPRGLDLGRLAAYLATHQPELAAGELRATLIAGGKSNLTYLLHAGEHEVVLRRPPLGHVLATAHDMAREFRVISALARTDVPVPAALLLCPDPDVLGAPFYLMEHVPGEVFRSRAQTDPLTADQRRELAMAMMDTLAALHTVDPMAVGLADFGRPEGYLARQVRRWSGQLDRSRSRPLPGIDELHDRLVATTPDGADTGRIVHGDYRLDNLLATADPVAVRAVLDWEMATLGDPLADLGLLLTYWDVLGDGDAAAGNPVSDGLGPRAGFPTGGELIERYADRSDVDVGPLHWHVALGCFKLAVICEGIHYRHSRGQTLGEGFDGIGDIVAPLVAHGLTALEEQ
- a CDS encoding acyl-CoA dehydrogenase family protein; this encodes MDFAYDARTEQLRAELTVFLEQHVFPAEAVHAEQVAGAGDPWARPPVMAELKAEARKRGLWNLFLTDARYGAGLTNLQYAPLAELTGRSPHLAPEALNCAAPDTGNMELLAEFGSEAQRERWLRPLLEGEIRSAFCMTEPDVASSDATNIATRITRDGDHYVVNGRKWWSTGAMDPCCEFFVVMGKTDPSADRHRQQSMILVPRDSPGVTVRRGMHVFGYRDGPHGGHAEIDFNDVRVPAENLVGSEGSGFAIAQARLGPGRIHHCMRLVGMAERALELLCRRVLDRVAFGRPLAEQGVVREWIAESRVRIEQARLLVLKTAWLMDTVGNRGAHTEIQAIKITTPAMAEWVIDKAIQAYGGAGVSQDTPLAALWAQTRTLRLADGPDEVHKSSLAKRELHRHTPVPDSNQPPIR